GAGTGAGTCAAATATGAGAATCTTTGTTTCTACTTCTCGATGTCAGTGTAATTATCGTTAATGTGAGCAGCAAAAGTGAGAGAAGCAATAATTTCAAATTAGACAAAGTTTCATGTTGTTGGTAGGTCACTCACTTGGTCCACTCAGTGGTATAAATAGGAGCAAGCTGCCAAAGCCTTTTTCTTCTGGAAATGTTCTCCTCAAGCTCCTCATTTCcttcaaactcaaaattaggAGAAATTCCATCAGTTGCAAAAGGGATCACAAGTACCCCTCTTTCAAGAAGGCCATCAGTAAATGGCGCACTAAGTTTGAAACATTCTGAAATGAAAGCCGAAGGGCCAGCAAGGATGACCAAACGAGCAATTCCTCTGAAAGCACTAACAGGAAGAATTTTCTTCTCATCCACACGAAGCTTAAGATTTGCGAGATTTTCCTCTCTTGCTAATTTTTCCACCTGAGCATTTTTCGCTTTATTCTCCCTATAATACAGAAAAGCAAATAGGGAGACAGCGCCGAGATCTATGCCAAGCCCTTGTAGGATCTCAGGAACTTCAGCAGCTCTTGATGAATTGGCCAATGCAGCAATTAGTCGTGTAGAGGCAATAAGTCCTCCAAGACCACCGCTTGCAATAAAAGCAATATAGAAGAACATCCGAACAGATCGAAATGGAGAAAGTACTTCACTTCTTATCTTAGCTGTAGAActaaataacaaataaaatgaagatCAAAAGGTTGCTTCACTTTAAAGAAAACCTGGCAGCAAAATATATTGATAAAAACTAGCCAATTAGATGTGCACTGAAActggggtatatatatatagaaaacaCATCCACGCTAAAAGTTAAATTTCGCACATTCTTAACAGCTGTCAGAAACTAGAGAAAAGAGTAGACTTGTTATGGCTGAATGTGCAATACAAGGACCTTAATGCACACAAAATTATGTCTGGAAATAACGACTTTAACACAAAATTAAGTTGCAATATTGATGCTCTTCTGGAGCAGCAAGTTCTTCGCTGTTGATCCATCAATAAGACAAAGCTTGTTATAACCCTTATTAAGTAAAT
This portion of the Lycium ferocissimum isolate CSIRO_LF1 chromosome 1, AGI_CSIRO_Lferr_CH_V1, whole genome shotgun sequence genome encodes:
- the LOC132050186 gene encoding protein LOW PSII ACCUMULATION 1, chloroplastic isoform X1, with product MAMAAQFCYITLNSPNFHLSAKQFAFSRQVNGGGNFHSYFTRVNNSRRKPKSLSVNCNNSNPSSDISSTAKIRSEVLSPFRSVRMFFYIAFIASGGLGGLIASTRLIAALANSSRAAEVPEILQGLGIDLGAVSLFAFLYYRENKAKNAQVEKLAREENLANLKLRVDEKKILPVSAFRGIARLVILAGPSAFISECFKLSAPFTDGLLERGVLVIPFATDGISPNFEFEGNEELEENISRRKRLWQLAPIYTTEWTKWIDEQKKLASVSPESPVYLSLRLDGRVRGSGVGCPSWNAFVVQLPPVKGIWSGLLDGMDGRV
- the LOC132050186 gene encoding protein LOW PSII ACCUMULATION 1, chloroplastic isoform X2, whose product is MAMAAQFCYITLNSPNFHLSAKQFAFSRQVNGGGNFHSYFTRVNNSRRKPKSLSVNCNNSNPSSDISSTAKIRSEVLSPFRSVRMFFYIAFIASGGLGGLIASTRLIAALANSSRAAEVPEILQGLGIDLGAVSLFAFLYYRENKAKNAQVEKLAREENLANLKLRVDEKKILPVSAFRGIARLVILAGPSAFISECFKLSAPFTDGLLERGVLVIPFATDGISPNFEFEGNEELEENISRRKRLWQLAPIYTTEWTKYLSLRLDGRVRGSGVGCPSWNAFVVQLPPVKGIWSGLLDGMDGRV